The following proteins come from a genomic window of Pirellula staleyi DSM 6068:
- a CDS encoding class I SAM-dependent methyltransferase, with the protein MNDAQRFDQFWCDAKPATAAEIKFFEQFAQTIIEHAGRGKVLDVGCGEGHLVAALVSRAVDAQGIDLSSVAISRSAPELASRLKVGSAFQLPYAKQSFSTVVAMHLLEHIAAGDLPAVLAELYRVTRRTLLLRVRTKATEAHPTHPSAQLRQAWESLCFSAGFRKHPDYYWLNDYLSLQRDPDSILIPLEKIPEATLARYPLACLNEERGLHMDMLRESGSRSDAHVVRYHLAAQYIRPGDTVLDAACGLGYGSHLLARNTKAERVIGIDGSPFAIDYAQANFTDERQRTEFRVGFLPECLAPIADHSVHAVVSFETLEHVADPESLLAEFRRILVPGGRIIASVPNDWRDESGHDPNPHHLQVYDGQKFKAQIASQFDVEWLFAQSADRCKRLDMPLAWKPKPRTLERLSSVDSLDVEAEWWLAVASSPVDAGRAVPYHERYASAAEMKAAGNALAFGRDYENPWLLWSMVSIGARSECDAVMERWIAATKEVASAASADRGAALCVEAYRRIKQSTPELTADLISEIERYLEIPPCNPNALRWHVSLQFVLGILALKRGAHDRAAHCFSEVLEIPAADYSPTLLTKTAEAAWHLGHLHLGRGDVVEAARVWKSASAAIYTALGKFLLEHAGDPIPDFLPQELSLVSALTSRLVLASKYAPLAESSPRIFYKASQGDVLAHRDWLIGQVQHWQRVAEGLRSDVNQLHEERGALVDRLRALEVQQLDPVMGPPSQLALLAEAKRRKSVRQIVIREIRRLVQQGKSLLHRQAS; encoded by the coding sequence ATGAACGATGCGCAACGGTTCGACCAATTCTGGTGTGATGCGAAACCAGCCACAGCCGCCGAAATCAAGTTCTTCGAACAATTTGCGCAAACGATCATCGAACATGCGGGACGTGGCAAGGTGCTCGATGTCGGTTGTGGTGAGGGGCATCTCGTTGCAGCCCTGGTAAGTCGCGCGGTCGACGCCCAGGGGATTGATCTGAGCAGCGTCGCGATCAGCCGATCTGCCCCTGAATTGGCGAGTCGACTCAAGGTCGGTTCGGCGTTCCAGTTGCCCTATGCCAAGCAAAGTTTTTCGACCGTGGTGGCGATGCATCTGCTCGAGCATATCGCCGCAGGCGATCTCCCTGCTGTCTTAGCCGAACTGTACCGAGTAACCCGCCGCACACTTCTGTTGCGAGTTCGCACAAAAGCAACTGAAGCTCATCCAACGCACCCCTCGGCGCAACTGCGTCAGGCGTGGGAATCGCTCTGTTTTTCGGCCGGATTTCGGAAGCATCCCGACTATTACTGGCTCAACGACTACCTATCGCTGCAGCGCGATCCCGACTCGATTTTGATCCCGCTCGAGAAGATTCCCGAAGCGACACTCGCGCGTTATCCACTCGCCTGTCTGAATGAAGAACGTGGGTTGCACATGGACATGCTCCGCGAAAGCGGCAGCCGCTCCGATGCTCATGTCGTCCGTTATCACTTGGCCGCGCAGTACATTCGACCGGGCGACACGGTGCTCGATGCTGCTTGCGGACTTGGTTACGGCAGCCACCTCTTAGCGCGCAACACCAAAGCGGAACGCGTGATTGGCATCGATGGAAGTCCGTTTGCTATCGACTACGCGCAGGCGAATTTTACCGACGAGCGACAGCGAACCGAGTTTCGCGTAGGGTTTCTCCCCGAATGTTTGGCACCGATTGCCGACCACTCGGTGCATGCTGTGGTGAGTTTTGAGACGCTCGAGCATGTGGCAGACCCCGAGAGTTTACTCGCGGAGTTTCGGCGTATTTTGGTGCCTGGTGGCCGGATTATCGCGAGCGTTCCCAACGACTGGCGCGACGAATCGGGCCACGATCCCAACCCGCACCATCTGCAGGTCTACGACGGTCAGAAATTCAAAGCGCAGATCGCCAGCCAGTTTGATGTCGAGTGGCTGTTTGCCCAAAGCGCCGATCGTTGTAAACGCCTCGATATGCCCCTGGCCTGGAAGCCAAAACCACGCACTTTGGAGCGACTTTCGTCGGTCGATTCGCTGGATGTGGAAGCGGAATGGTGGCTGGCAGTCGCCAGCAGTCCGGTCGATGCCGGTCGAGCGGTCCCGTACCACGAACGCTACGCCAGCGCCGCGGAAATGAAGGCCGCCGGAAACGCTTTGGCGTTTGGGCGGGACTATGAAAACCCATGGCTCCTTTGGTCGATGGTTTCGATTGGAGCGCGCAGCGAATGCGACGCCGTCATGGAGCGTTGGATCGCTGCCACAAAGGAAGTGGCTTCGGCAGCTAGTGCCGATCGAGGGGCGGCACTATGTGTTGAGGCTTACCGGCGGATCAAGCAATCGACGCCTGAGTTGACTGCGGATTTGATCTCTGAGATCGAACGCTACCTGGAAATCCCACCCTGCAATCCCAACGCTCTGCGGTGGCATGTCAGTTTGCAATTTGTGCTCGGGATTTTGGCGCTTAAGCGCGGGGCCCATGATCGGGCAGCGCACTGTTTTTCAGAAGTTCTCGAGATTCCAGCTGCCGACTACAGCCCCACACTCCTGACAAAGACAGCGGAAGCAGCTTGGCATTTAGGGCATCTGCATTTGGGTCGTGGAGACGTTGTCGAGGCAGCACGCGTTTGGAAATCAGCTTCGGCAGCGATTTACACTGCCTTGGGAAAATTTTTGCTCGAGCATGCTGGCGATCCAATCCCCGATTTCCTACCGCAGGAACTCTCGTTAGTCTCGGCCCTTACCAGTCGGCTGGTGCTGGCCAGCAAGTATGCCCCCCTGGCGGAAAGTTCGCCCCGCATCTTTTACAAAGCATCGCAAGGAGATGTGCTGGCCCATCGCGATTGGTTGATTGGTCAGGTGCAGCATTGGCAGCGAGTTGCCGAGGGACTTCGATCCGACGTGAATCAACTGCATGAAGAGCGAGGGGCGCTGGTCGACCGTTTGCGAGCGCTGGAAGTTCAGCAACTCGATCCTGTGATGGGGCCACCTTCCCAGTTGGCTTTGTTGGCCGAGGCGAAACGCCGAAAATCGGTCCGACAGATTGTGATTCGCGAGATACGTCGACTAGTCCAGCAAGGAAAATCGCTGCTGCATCGCCAAGCGAGCTAA
- a CDS encoding FkbM family methyltransferase, whose protein sequence is MFKGILNRVLGTIGYAVTKKGAASSFSLYNSAYLARICNPKTVIDVGVGYGTYPLYGAFPNAEFILVEPVEEYKSAIDKILAKYQGRVHYKAVGHENGTIDLQVDLSSLQLSSQFKRTALTERPGHRIELRKVELAKLDTIVGTPSQIQRPLILKVDTEGNELNVLRGAEEVLKRTDFVILEASISQRFEGSYEFGDLFNFLSCRGFYLYSILTISHPAGELRPRFADVVFARRTE, encoded by the coding sequence ATGTTCAAAGGTATTCTCAATCGCGTTTTGGGGACGATCGGATATGCAGTTACCAAAAAGGGGGCGGCAAGTAGTTTTTCGCTTTATAATTCTGCCTACCTTGCGAGAATCTGTAATCCCAAAACTGTGATCGATGTTGGGGTTGGCTACGGAACATATCCCCTCTATGGAGCATTCCCGAACGCAGAATTTATTCTCGTTGAACCTGTCGAAGAGTACAAAAGTGCAATCGACAAGATCTTGGCGAAATACCAAGGGCGTGTGCACTACAAAGCTGTGGGGCATGAGAACGGAACGATCGATCTTCAGGTAGACCTCTCGAGTTTACAGCTCAGCTCGCAATTCAAACGTACGGCACTCACCGAGCGGCCAGGGCATCGTATCGAACTGCGGAAAGTCGAACTCGCCAAGCTCGACACAATCGTCGGAACGCCAAGTCAAATTCAACGGCCGCTCATACTGAAAGTTGATACCGAAGGAAATGAACTCAACGTATTGCGAGGGGCTGAAGAAGTTTTGAAACGGACCGACTTTGTCATTCTCGAAGCCTCGATCTCTCAGCGGTTTGAAGGAAGCTACGAATTTGGAGATCTTTTTAACTTCCTGAGTTGTCGCGGCTTTTATCTCTACTCGATTCTCACCATCTCGCACCCTGCAGGTGAGCTTCGTCCACGATTTGCCGACGTTGTCTTTGCCAGACGCACGGAGTAG
- the trpE gene encoding anthranilate synthase component I, translating to MSHLPSFESFRAHAAGHTLVPVYRRLLSDSLTPVSVFQQINVGTHACLFESVIGGEKVGRYSFVAAEPFLEIVAYGNNVTIRKSGREVEKFTSKSPLDDLRSRLAGFRAAHLPELPPFTGGAIGYAGYDVVRYVENLPSAPTDDRQLPDLAFALYDEMVVFDHVSKALYVIAMARLDEKSDPRAAYDDAAARIDAIVAKLAHPVDLPITDIPAAKSSVGLEVKSNFPQEAYEAAVRKCVDYIRAGDIFQVVLSQRMQLTVDCDPLEIYRTLRVVNPSPFMFYLRMPEVTLVGSSPEIMCRVVDGKVTVRPLAGTRPRGATEEEDRRLADELLADPKERAEHVMLVDLGRNDVGRVAKFGSVEISDVMVIERYSHVMHITSNVTGELAEGNDAFDALGACLPAGTVSGAPKVRAMQIIDELEPHRRGPYAGAVGYIDYCGNMDTCIALRTLVVKGSEAYIQAGAGIVADSVPSMEYQETLNKARGLLKAIEITQQRLKS from the coding sequence ATGTCGCACTTGCCAAGTTTCGAATCGTTCCGCGCGCACGCCGCTGGTCACACCCTCGTGCCGGTCTATCGCCGACTGCTGAGCGATTCCCTGACGCCGGTTTCGGTTTTTCAGCAAATCAACGTCGGCACCCACGCCTGCTTGTTCGAAAGCGTGATCGGGGGCGAGAAGGTTGGCCGCTACAGTTTTGTCGCAGCCGAGCCGTTCCTCGAGATCGTGGCTTACGGCAACAATGTCACCATTCGTAAGTCGGGGCGCGAGGTCGAAAAATTTACGAGTAAATCTCCGCTCGATGACCTGCGATCCCGCCTCGCTGGATTCAGAGCTGCCCATCTTCCCGAGTTGCCCCCATTTACAGGTGGGGCGATTGGCTACGCCGGCTACGACGTCGTGCGCTACGTCGAGAACCTCCCGAGCGCGCCGACCGATGATCGGCAGCTTCCCGACCTGGCCTTCGCGCTCTACGACGAGATGGTGGTGTTCGACCACGTCAGTAAGGCGCTCTACGTGATCGCCATGGCCCGGCTCGACGAAAAATCCGATCCTCGAGCCGCTTACGACGATGCTGCTGCCCGCATCGATGCCATCGTGGCCAAACTAGCACACCCTGTCGATCTGCCGATTACCGACATCCCCGCTGCCAAATCGAGCGTGGGGCTCGAAGTGAAGTCGAACTTCCCGCAAGAGGCTTACGAAGCTGCGGTGCGCAAGTGTGTCGACTACATCCGCGCAGGGGACATTTTTCAGGTCGTGCTAAGCCAGCGCATGCAACTGACGGTCGACTGCGATCCGCTCGAGATTTACCGCACGCTTCGTGTCGTTAATCCCAGTCCGTTCATGTTCTACCTCCGGATGCCCGAGGTGACACTCGTCGGCAGTTCGCCCGAAATCATGTGCCGCGTAGTCGACGGAAAGGTGACCGTTCGCCCGCTTGCCGGAACGCGCCCTCGCGGAGCTACCGAAGAAGAAGATCGACGTTTAGCCGACGAGCTCCTGGCCGATCCGAAGGAACGAGCCGAGCACGTCATGCTGGTGGATCTCGGCCGGAACGATGTGGGGCGCGTGGCCAAATTTGGCAGCGTGGAGATCTCCGACGTGATGGTGATTGAGCGCTACAGCCACGTGATGCACATCACGTCGAACGTCACGGGGGAACTAGCCGAGGGGAACGACGCCTTCGATGCTCTGGGAGCCTGTTTGCCTGCGGGAACGGTTTCAGGTGCCCCGAAAGTGCGTGCGATGCAGATCATCGACGAACTCGAGCCTCATCGTCGCGGCCCCTATGCTGGCGCTGTCGGCTATATCGACTACTGCGGCAACATGGATACCTGCATCGCCCTTCGCACGCTGGTGGTGAAAGGGAGCGAGGCCTACATTCAAGCCGGCGCTGGAATCGTGGCCGACAGTGTCCCTTCGATGGAATATCAAGAGACCCTTAACAAAGCCCGCGGCCTGCTCAAAGCCATCGAAATCACCCAGCAAAGATTGAAGAGTTAG
- a CDS encoding UvrB/UvrC motif-containing protein — translation MKCQQCEKPATFHITELTGSEPQEHHLCEVCAKQYLMQSEGAAAPVESSPANVLAKQLKIGQAADELSKLDQRACPVCGITFYEFRSQGRLGCPHDYVFFERELTPLIMNIHGENKHVGKRPVGSSEGTDAQTDLIRLRREMKEAVDREDYEQASKLRDEIRRVETEGKKT, via the coding sequence GTGAAATGTCAGCAATGCGAAAAACCGGCCACGTTCCATATCACGGAACTCACCGGCTCCGAGCCGCAAGAGCATCACCTGTGCGAGGTCTGCGCCAAGCAATATCTGATGCAAAGTGAAGGGGCCGCAGCTCCGGTGGAGTCGTCCCCGGCCAATGTGCTCGCCAAACAACTGAAAATTGGCCAGGCAGCCGACGAACTCTCGAAGCTCGACCAGCGTGCCTGCCCCGTTTGCGGCATCACGTTCTATGAATTCCGGAGCCAAGGGCGCCTCGGCTGTCCCCACGACTACGTTTTCTTCGAACGGGAACTCACTCCGCTGATCATGAACATCCATGGCGAAAACAAGCATGTTGGGAAGCGTCCGGTCGGAAGTAGCGAAGGGACCGACGCTCAAACCGACCTGATCCGCTTGCGACGTGAAATGAAAGAAGCGGTCGATCGCGAAGATTACGAGCAGGCCTCGAAACTTCGTGATGAGATTCGCCGTGTCGAGACCGAGGGGAAGAAGACGTAA
- a CDS encoding protein arginine kinase, protein MSPPKFPRETAAVKLEELADRCGEWLRGSGPQSDIVISSRIRLARNLAAFPFIRRCSEADRQAVDRAFRDAVAAVEEWKDIIFFDVNSLGTLDRQFLVERQLISRELSEASGARSVFVDRHETFSLMINEEDHLRVQVMHSGLDLTAAWEQISAIDDALGKNVSFAFHQRLGYLTACPTNVGTGMRVSVMLHLPALVITQQIEKVFRSLQKMGLAVRGLYGEGSQAMGDFYQISNQITLGSSEVDLVKQVGEVIPVIIDYERQARAFLVKESRKDLHDRVSRAFGILCTAQTISSEETLHLLSSVRMGINMGLIQDLEIPTINKLFIHTQPAHLQKLRGITLETADRNVERALYLQTHLRKRTDQN, encoded by the coding sequence GTGTCACCACCGAAATTTCCGCGTGAAACCGCTGCTGTGAAACTCGAAGAACTTGCCGACCGCTGTGGAGAATGGTTGCGAGGATCCGGCCCCCAATCGGATATCGTGATCAGCAGCCGCATTCGACTTGCGCGAAACCTCGCCGCATTTCCGTTCATTCGTCGCTGCAGCGAAGCTGACCGACAAGCAGTAGACCGCGCATTTCGCGATGCAGTGGCTGCCGTGGAAGAGTGGAAAGACATTATTTTCTTCGATGTCAACTCGCTCGGAACGCTAGATCGTCAGTTCCTTGTCGAACGACAGCTGATCAGCCGCGAACTATCCGAAGCTAGTGGCGCTCGTAGCGTGTTTGTCGATCGTCACGAGACGTTCAGCTTGATGATCAACGAAGAAGACCACCTGCGTGTGCAAGTGATGCACAGCGGGCTCGATCTCACCGCCGCTTGGGAACAGATCAGCGCGATCGACGATGCTTTGGGCAAGAATGTTAGCTTTGCGTTTCATCAGCGTCTTGGTTACCTCACCGCCTGTCCCACCAATGTCGGGACTGGTATGCGTGTGAGTGTGATGCTGCATTTACCGGCGCTCGTGATTACGCAGCAGATCGAAAAGGTCTTCCGTAGCCTCCAAAAAATGGGGCTCGCTGTCCGCGGCCTGTATGGCGAAGGCTCGCAGGCGATGGGCGATTTCTATCAAATCAGCAACCAGATTACGCTCGGCAGCAGCGAAGTCGATCTGGTGAAGCAGGTTGGCGAAGTGATCCCGGTGATCATCGACTACGAGCGTCAAGCACGCGCGTTCTTGGTGAAAGAGAGCCGCAAAGATCTGCACGACCGAGTGAGCCGCGCGTTTGGCATTTTGTGCACCGCCCAAACGATCAGCAGCGAAGAAACACTGCACCTTCTCAGCAGCGTTCGGATGGGGATCAACATGGGTCTGATTCAGGACCTCGAGATCCCGACGATCAACAAGCTGTTCATTCACACCCAGCCAGCCCACCTGCAAAAATTGCGTGGCATTACGCTCGAAACAGCCGACCGCAACGTCGAGCGAGCGCTCTATTTGCAAACGCACCTCCGCAAACGTACCGATCAGAACTAG
- a CDS encoding GNAT family N-acetyltransferase has translation MTHNPVLIRPYRPSDADLLLELFRDTIRRVNIAHYSLSQVRAWAPDEMDREVWAHKLAGRLCLVAEIENDVAGFSDLESDVPELGSAHLDRFFVSANHQRQGVGRALLRAMIGEAKSRSQRRVHLEASITALPFFLSQGFTNLAQQTVHVRGESLTNYRMEVWL, from the coding sequence GTGACACACAACCCAGTTCTGATACGCCCTTACCGCCCGAGCGATGCCGATTTACTGCTCGAGCTATTTCGCGACACCATTCGCCGCGTGAACATCGCCCACTACTCGCTGTCGCAGGTTCGCGCCTGGGCACCCGATGAGATGGATCGTGAAGTCTGGGCCCACAAGCTGGCAGGCCGACTCTGTCTGGTGGCTGAGATCGAGAATGACGTGGCAGGTTTCAGCGACCTTGAGTCCGACGTTCCTGAATTAGGGAGCGCCCACCTTGATCGTTTTTTTGTATCAGCCAACCATCAGCGCCAAGGTGTGGGGCGGGCGCTACTGCGGGCGATGATCGGCGAAGCAAAATCAAGGTCGCAGCGACGGGTGCATCTGGAGGCGAGCATCACCGCCCTCCCCTTCTTTCTGTCGCAGGGATTCACCAATCTCGCTCAGCAAACCGTGCATGTGCGGGGCGAGTCGCTGACCAACTACCGCATGGAAGTTTGGCTCTAA
- a CDS encoding response regulator yields MDPTNRLGSGVDVLDAPPESSFPSQPSGATVYIVDDDATVLASVAALVDSMGIAYAAHSCAEEFLENWNREAGGCLVTDWRMRGLSGLDLLERLAAESTTIPVIVITAFADVPMAVKAMRSGALTLLQKPCREQELWEAIRQALQLDKSRRESMSHRDQIRQRLEQLTPGEREVMNLAVAGKANKVIAQQLDIGLRTVEKRRHYIFRKMQVDSLPELVQLIMFLNGTSPQDGTTPLGGSPPEEE; encoded by the coding sequence ATGGACCCCACCAACCGACTTGGATCAGGTGTCGACGTGCTAGATGCCCCCCCCGAAAGTTCGTTTCCATCGCAGCCCTCCGGTGCCACGGTTTACATCGTTGACGACGATGCCACCGTGCTCGCGAGTGTGGCCGCGCTCGTGGATTCGATGGGAATCGCTTACGCAGCCCATTCCTGTGCCGAGGAATTCCTCGAAAACTGGAATCGTGAAGCGGGGGGATGCCTTGTCACCGACTGGCGGATGCGAGGCCTAAGCGGCCTCGATTTGCTCGAGCGATTGGCTGCTGAATCGACCACCATTCCGGTGATCGTGATCACAGCCTTTGCCGATGTGCCCATGGCGGTGAAAGCGATGCGCAGCGGGGCACTCACGCTGCTGCAAAAGCCGTGTCGCGAACAAGAGCTCTGGGAAGCGATTCGCCAAGCGCTGCAGCTCGACAAGTCGCGTCGCGAATCGATGAGCCATCGCGATCAGATTCGTCAGCGACTCGAACAGCTCACCCCGGGCGAACGTGAAGTGATGAATCTCGCGGTGGCTGGCAAAGCCAACAAGGTGATTGCGCAGCAGCTCGATATCGGCCTGCGAACGGTCGAAAAACGACGTCACTACATCTTCCGCAAGATGCAGGTCGATTCGTTGCCCGAGCTCGTGCAGCTGATCATGTTCCTCAACGGCACGAGCCCTCAAGATGGGACGACGCCTCTGGGTGGATCACCGCCGGAAGAAGAGTAA
- a CDS encoding glycosyltransferase family 2 protein produces the protein MLLNIAAVTTIALACLALVPIAMFSLEVLLSLWPRRPQPLVDDRSVRAAVLIPAHNEEAGIRGTIESILPTIGPHDRVLVVADNCTDRTADVASECGAEVVCRHDLSQRGKGFALDFGIAHLTSNPPDVVVFLDADCRVQPQTVRTLATVAASTKRPVQGLNLCDPSADAKHWESISGLAFRFKNLVRSLGLYRLAGLCYLTGTGMSLPWHLIRRADMATACVVEDMQLGIDLALAGSKPLLCLDARVDSPLPKQQAAARTQRTRWEHGHLATLLKQAPQLALLALRHLRLDLLCLAVDLAIPPLSLLVLSWVVALMGATLVALVGISTWPLVILAAGGFLLGSAVLVGWYVHCRKQVKLFSLVAAPVYAMSKMPIYLAFLVKRQQQWVRTERDVRAPH, from the coding sequence ATGCTCCTGAATATCGCTGCTGTCACAACCATCGCCCTAGCCTGCCTCGCGCTCGTTCCGATCGCGATGTTCAGCTTGGAAGTGCTGCTGTCGCTTTGGCCGCGCCGGCCACAGCCTCTCGTCGATGATCGCTCGGTTCGCGCGGCTGTGCTTATTCCCGCTCATAATGAAGAGGCTGGAATTCGTGGCACGATCGAGTCGATTCTACCGACGATCGGCCCGCATGATCGCGTGCTTGTGGTCGCCGATAACTGCACCGATCGCACTGCCGACGTTGCCAGCGAATGTGGGGCCGAAGTGGTGTGTCGTCATGATTTGTCGCAGCGTGGCAAAGGTTTTGCGCTCGATTTTGGCATTGCGCATCTGACTAGCAATCCGCCCGATGTGGTGGTGTTCCTCGATGCCGATTGCCGCGTTCAGCCGCAAACCGTGCGCACCTTAGCAACCGTGGCTGCCAGCACGAAACGACCTGTGCAAGGCTTGAATCTGTGTGATCCCAGTGCCGATGCCAAACATTGGGAGTCGATTTCAGGACTCGCCTTTCGCTTTAAGAATCTGGTTCGTTCGCTCGGGCTCTATCGTCTGGCAGGTCTCTGTTATCTGACAGGAACCGGGATGTCGCTCCCTTGGCATTTGATTCGACGCGCCGATATGGCGACTGCTTGTGTAGTGGAAGATATGCAGCTCGGCATTGATTTGGCACTAGCGGGAAGCAAACCGCTGCTCTGTCTCGATGCGCGTGTCGACAGCCCGCTCCCGAAGCAACAAGCAGCCGCGCGAACACAGCGAACGCGATGGGAGCATGGCCACCTAGCGACGCTACTTAAGCAGGCACCACAACTGGCGCTGCTTGCTTTGCGACACTTGCGACTCGACCTGTTGTGCCTTGCAGTCGATTTGGCGATTCCCCCGCTCTCACTCCTCGTGTTGTCGTGGGTCGTGGCGCTGATGGGGGCAACCTTGGTTGCTCTTGTGGGAATTTCGACTTGGCCTTTGGTGATCCTAGCGGCCGGAGGCTTCCTGCTAGGATCGGCTGTGCTTGTCGGCTGGTATGTCCATTGCCGCAAGCAAGTGAAGCTCTTTTCGCTGGTGGCTGCACCAGTTTATGCGATGAGCAAGATGCCTATTTACTTGGCGTTTTTGGTGAAACGACAGCAGCAGTGGGTCCGCACCGAGCGCGACGTGCGTGCGCCACACTAA